In a genomic window of Amphiprion ocellaris isolate individual 3 ecotype Okinawa chromosome 13, ASM2253959v1, whole genome shotgun sequence:
- the LOC111576479 gene encoding neuronal acetylcholine receptor subunit beta-2-like, with amino-acid sequence MAVPVKAALALLVLTVATALCAEVEERLVSHLLSPERYNKLIRPAVNNSQQVTIYIQVSLAQLINVNEREQIMTTNCWLSQVWNDYRLMWDPEEYEGIKKIRLPTQHIWLPDIVLYNNADGTYEVSFYSNAVVSNNGEVAWLPPAIYKSACKIEVRDFPFDQQNCTLKFRSWTYDHTEIDLILLSDYASRDDFKPSGEWDIVSLPGRKNEDPNDIRYLDITYDFIIRRKPLFYTINLIIPCILITSLAILVFYLPSDCGEKMTLCISVLLALTVFLLLISKIVPPTSLAVPLIGKYLMFTMVLVTFSIVTSVCVLNVHHRSPSTHTMPPWVKQVFLYRLPSFLFMRRPGKSNIRERFRKKHQKQNQKLCGADGGVGSSAGMADSSSSFFVNEDSAKRYGWRISDLSENTEFRRRMTLKYNIDVEDAVDGVRYIADKMKTEDDDEGIIEDWKYVAMVIDRLFLWIFVCVCVVGTLGLFMQPLFQSYNTPIVDDVEHN; translated from the exons ctgcctTGTGTGCGGAGGTGGAGGAGCGGCTGGTGAGTCACCTGTTGTCACCGGAGCGCTACAATAAGCTGATCAGACCAGCTGTCAACAACAGCCAGCAGGTCACCATTTACATCCAGGTGTCTCTAGCTCAGCTGATCAACGTG aatgaGAGGGAGCAGATCATGACCACCAACTGCTGGCTCTCTCAG GTGTGGAATGACTACAGATTAATGTGGGATCCGGAAGAGTATGAAGGAATCAAGAAAATCCGACTCCCGACACAACACATCTGGCTGCCAGACATCGTTCTCTATAACAA TGCTGACGGGACCTATGAAGTTTCCTTCTACTCCAACGCTGTGGTCTCCAACAATGGTGAAGTGGCCTGGCTCCCACCAGCTATCTACAAGTCGGCCTGCAAAATCGAAGTCCGCGATTTCCCCTTTGACCAGCAGAACTGCACCCTCAAGTTTCGCTCATGGACCTATGACCACACAGAGATCGATCTCATCCTCCTCAGCGATTATGCCTCACGTGATGACTTCAAACCAAGCGGTGAGTGGGATATTGTTTCACTACCCGGACGCAAGAATGAAGACCCCAATGATATCCGATACCTGGATATCACCTATGACTTTATTATCAGGAGGAAACCTCTGTTTTACACCATCAACTTGATCATTCCCTGCATTCTGATCACGTCTTTAGCGATTCTGGTCTTCTACCTTCCATCAGACTGTGGTGAGAAGATGACTCTTTGTATCTCAGTGCTCCTGGCCCTGACTGTGTTTTTACTCCTTATCTCAAAGATTGTGCCACCCACATCTCTAGCAGTGCCTCTGATTGGGAAGTACCTAATGTTTACGATGGTGCTGGTCACCTTCTCCATCGTCACCAGCGTTTGTGTTCTCAATGTGCACCATCGGTCCCCCAGCACACACACCATGCCTCCTTGGGTCAAGCAAGTCTTCCTGTACCGGCTCCCCTCTTTCCTCTTCATGCGGAGACCCGGAAAGTCCAACATTCGCGAGCGGTTCCggaaaaaacaccagaaacaaaaccagaagCTGTGTGGAGCAGATGGTGGGGTTGGAAGCTCTGCAGGAATGGCAgattcctcctcatccttctttGTCAATGAGGACTCAGCCAAACGCTACGGCTGGAGGATCAGTGACTTGTCTGAGAACACGGAGTTCAGGAGGAGGATGACGCTCAAGTACAACATAGATGTGGAGGATGCAGTGGATGGAGTACGCTACATCGCTGACAAGATGAAAactgaggatgatgatgagggG aTCATCGAGGACTGGAAATACGTGGCCATGGTGATCGACCGTCTCTTCCTgtggatctttgtgtgtgtttgtgtggtcgGAACGCTGGGCCTCTTCATGCAGCCTCTGTTCCAGAGTTACAACACGCCCATTGTTGATGACGTGGAGCATAACTGA